The Streptomyces sp. Je 1-332 genome has a window encoding:
- a CDS encoding energy-coupling factor transporter transmembrane component T produces the protein MTDHTSAAPGALRRRLAPEAHRSNALHPGAWWVWALGLGVAASRTTNPLLLGLLIGVAGYVVAARRTSAPWARSYGAFVKLGLLVIAIRLVFAIVLGSPIPGSHVIVTLPEVPLPDWAKGVRIGGRVTAEGLLFALYDGVRLAGLLICVGAANALASPARLLKSLPGALYEVGVAIVVAMTFAPNLIMDVQRLRAARRLRGRADKGIRGLLQVGLPVLEGALERSVALAAAMDARGFGRSAPVPAGVRRVTAFLTLGGLMGVCVGTYGLLTADGTAYGLPVLAVGLLAALAGLRLGGRRSVRTRYRPDPWGVRAWLVAGSGIAVAGLMIWAATHDASALHPGVVPLTAPTLPLWPAAAVLIGLLPAFVAPVPADAAASARPARPARPARPARTKEPS, from the coding sequence ATGACCGATCACACGAGCGCCGCTCCCGGTGCGCTGCGGCGGCGGCTGGCCCCCGAAGCGCACCGGAGCAACGCGCTGCACCCGGGCGCCTGGTGGGTGTGGGCGCTCGGGCTCGGCGTGGCGGCGTCCCGCACCACCAACCCCCTGCTGCTCGGTCTCCTGATCGGGGTAGCGGGCTATGTCGTCGCGGCGCGCAGGACGTCGGCGCCGTGGGCACGGTCGTACGGCGCGTTCGTGAAGCTCGGCCTCCTCGTGATCGCGATCCGGCTCGTCTTCGCCATCGTGCTCGGCTCCCCCATCCCCGGTTCACATGTCATCGTGACGCTCCCCGAAGTGCCGCTGCCCGACTGGGCGAAGGGTGTGCGGATCGGCGGCCGGGTGACGGCCGAGGGGCTGCTCTTCGCGCTCTACGACGGGGTACGCCTGGCCGGCCTCCTCATCTGCGTGGGCGCCGCCAACGCCCTCGCAAGCCCCGCACGGCTGCTCAAGTCGCTGCCGGGCGCGCTGTACGAGGTGGGGGTCGCCATCGTCGTGGCGATGACGTTCGCACCGAACCTGATCATGGATGTGCAGCGTCTGCGGGCCGCGCGGCGCCTTCGCGGGCGCGCGGACAAGGGCATCCGGGGGCTGCTCCAGGTCGGGCTGCCCGTCCTTGAGGGTGCGTTGGAGCGGTCGGTCGCCCTGGCCGCCGCGATGGACGCGCGCGGCTTCGGCCGCAGCGCGCCGGTGCCCGCCGGGGTGCGCAGGGTGACGGCGTTCCTGACGCTCGGCGGTCTGATGGGCGTCTGCGTGGGCACGTACGGTCTGCTCACGGCGGACGGCACGGCCTACGGCCTGCCTGTCCTCGCCGTCGGTCTCCTCGCCGCGCTCGCCGGGCTCCGCCTCGGCGGCCGGCGCTCCGTGCGCACCCGCTACCGCCCCGACCCGTGGGGCGTGCGCGCCTGGCTGGTCGCCGGGTCGGGGATCGCCGTGGCGGGCCTGATGATCTGGGCCGCCACGCACGACGCGTCCGCCCTGCACCCCGGGGTCGTCCCCCTGACGGCGCCGACGCTGCCGCTGTGGCCGGCCGCCGCCGTGCTCATCGGCCTGCTGCCCGCCTTCGTGGCGCCGGTGCCCGCCGATGCCGCCGCCTCCGCACGTCCTGCTCGCCCCGCACGTCCTGCTCGCCCCGCTCGCACCAAGGAGCCCTCATGA
- a CDS encoding SCO2322 family protein, with translation MTRGRARHGRLVIGALLVALLGVLAAAPAQAATGYRYWSFWDRDGSTWAYASQGPSTARPDDGAVQGFRFSVSEDSKDAAKPRGAADFDTICAKTPAEDGRKRIALVIDFGAPGDAPEGETPPKPRTACARIADDATSADALAAVAKPLRYDSNALLCAIADYPKSGCGEQVSGNGESGDAEKKQTASDEKSDSGGPSVGLIAGVAVIALLGGAAVWQARRRRG, from the coding sequence GTGACGCGGGGTCGCGCGCGGCACGGGCGCCTGGTGATCGGGGCGCTCCTCGTCGCCCTGCTCGGTGTCCTCGCCGCCGCCCCCGCCCAGGCGGCCACCGGCTACCGCTACTGGTCCTTCTGGGACCGGGACGGCTCGACGTGGGCGTACGCCAGCCAGGGGCCGAGCACCGCCCGTCCCGACGACGGGGCCGTCCAGGGCTTCCGGTTCTCCGTGTCCGAGGACTCGAAGGACGCCGCGAAGCCGCGCGGCGCCGCGGACTTCGACACGATCTGCGCCAAGACCCCCGCCGAGGACGGCCGCAAGCGGATCGCCCTGGTCATCGACTTCGGCGCCCCCGGCGACGCCCCCGAGGGGGAGACCCCGCCGAAGCCCCGTACGGCCTGTGCGCGGATCGCGGACGACGCGACCAGCGCCGACGCGCTCGCCGCGGTCGCCAAGCCCCTGCGCTACGACAGCAACGCCCTGCTGTGCGCCATCGCCGACTACCCCAAGTCGGGCTGCGGGGAGCAGGTCTCGGGCAACGGCGAGTCGGGCGACGCGGAGAAGAAGCAGACCGCGAGCGACGAGAAGAGCGACTCCGGTGGACCCTCGGTCGGCCTGATCGCGGGCGTCGCCGTCATCGCCCTGCTCGGCGGGGCCGCCGTCTGGCAGGCACGCCGCCGACGCGGCTGA
- a CDS encoding prenyltransferase/squalene oxidase repeat-containing protein, translating to MNVRRSAAVLAAVAVFGSAAAPAAFADTASPSPSAKLPSGLYGDGDPKFDGVFRQSYALLAQDSAGVKPADKAVDWLTGQSCASGGYAAYRADAGEPCDSKTTFDSNATAAAVQALAALGGQKKAVDKSVGWLKSVQNQDGGWGYSPGMKSDANSTGIVIGALTAAGEKPEGVKAQSGKTAFNALPALAMSCDKDGGAFGLADVKSGKLSPNADATAAGVLGAHGKGLVVDAAKKKEAAPKCAKADTAEQAAANGTGYLLKTLAKGDDHLMSSMPGAKNMPDLGNTADSVLALAAAGQPEQAEKSAQWLSKNSADWAEKSGPAAYAQLIFAAHAAGMDARDFGGTDLVKQLNAQGPAPEATEKAADEKKDSDDGGVSIWWIIGVGMVAGIGIGFLYSGNRKKQQL from the coding sequence ATGAACGTTCGCCGCAGCGCAGCGGTCCTGGCCGCCGTCGCCGTGTTCGGTTCGGCCGCCGCCCCGGCCGCCTTCGCGGACACCGCGTCCCCGTCGCCCTCCGCCAAGCTGCCCTCCGGTCTGTACGGCGACGGCGACCCCAAGTTCGACGGGGTGTTCCGGCAGTCGTACGCCCTGCTCGCCCAGGACTCGGCCGGTGTGAAGCCCGCCGACAAGGCCGTCGACTGGCTCACCGGCCAGAGTTGCGCGAGCGGTGGTTACGCCGCGTACCGGGCCGACGCGGGGGAGCCGTGCGACTCCAAGACGACGTTCGACAGCAACGCCACCGCGGCCGCCGTGCAGGCGCTCGCCGCGCTCGGCGGCCAGAAGAAGGCGGTCGACAAGAGCGTCGGCTGGCTGAAGTCCGTGCAGAACCAGGACGGCGGCTGGGGCTACAGCCCCGGCATGAAATCCGACGCCAACTCCACCGGCATCGTCATCGGCGCGCTCACCGCCGCGGGCGAGAAGCCGGAGGGCGTGAAGGCCCAGAGCGGCAAGACGGCGTTCAACGCGCTGCCCGCCCTCGCCATGAGCTGTGACAAGGACGGCGGCGCCTTCGGCCTCGCCGACGTCAAGTCCGGCAAGCTCTCGCCGAACGCGGACGCCACCGCGGCAGGCGTCCTCGGCGCCCACGGCAAGGGCCTGGTCGTGGACGCGGCCAAGAAGAAGGAAGCCGCCCCGAAGTGCGCGAAGGCGGACACCGCCGAGCAGGCGGCGGCGAACGGCACCGGCTACCTCCTGAAGACCCTCGCCAAGGGTGACGACCACCTGATGTCGTCGATGCCCGGCGCCAAGAACATGCCCGACCTGGGCAACACCGCCGACTCCGTGCTCGCGCTCGCCGCGGCCGGCCAGCCGGAGCAGGCCGAGAAGTCGGCCCAGTGGCTGTCGAAGAACTCGGCGGACTGGGCCGAGAAGTCCGGCCCCGCCGCCTACGCCCAGCTGATCTTCGCCGCCCACGCCGCGGGCATGGACGCGCGCGACTTCGGCGGCACGGACCTGGTCAAGCAGCTGAACGCGCAGGGTCCTGCCCCGGAGGCGACGGAGAAGGCCGCCGACGAGAAGAAGGACAGCGACGACGGCGGTGTGAGCATCTGGTGGATCATCGGCGTCGGCATGGTCGCCGGCATCGGCATCGGCTTCCTGTACAGCGGCAACAGGAAGAAGCAGCAGCTGTGA
- a CDS encoding ATP-binding cassette domain-containing protein: MIRFEDVSVTYEGVTGPTVRGVDLAVPEGELVLLVGPSGVGKSTLLGTVSGLVPHFTGGTLRGRVTVAGRDTRTHKPRELADVVGTVGQDPLSHFVTDTVEDELAYGMESLGLAPDVMRRRVEETLDLLGLADLRERPIATLSGGQQQRVAIGSVLTPHPEVLVLDEPTSALDPAAAEEVLAVLQRLVHDLGTTVLMAEHRLERVVQYADQVLLLAAPGEPPVLGDPASLMARSPVYPPVVGLGRLAGWSPLPLTVRDARRRAAGLRERLAEVEPREQVVTVRPDERPATLLGRLRERTKGNAPEAAAAVVCALAVRRGRVEALRRVDLTVSAGETVALMGRNGAGKSTLLSTLVGLLEPASGSVRVGGAVPHRTGPRELIRHVGLVPQEPRDLLYADTVAAECAAADHDAAAPEGTCRALVTELLPGIADDTHPRDLSEGQRLTLALAIVLTARPPLLLLDEPTRGLDYAAKARLVTLLRGLAAEGHAIVLATHDVELAAELAHRVAILADGEIVADGPTPEIVVASPSFAPQTTKILAPQKWLTVTEVRDALGADGGTP; this comes from the coding sequence ATGATCCGCTTCGAGGATGTCTCCGTGACGTACGAAGGGGTCACGGGGCCCACCGTGCGCGGGGTCGATCTCGCCGTGCCCGAGGGTGAGTTGGTGCTCCTCGTCGGCCCTTCCGGGGTCGGCAAGTCGACGCTGCTCGGCACGGTGAGCGGCCTCGTGCCGCACTTCACCGGGGGCACGCTGCGGGGCCGTGTGACGGTGGCGGGGCGCGACACGCGTACGCACAAGCCGCGTGAACTCGCCGATGTCGTCGGCACGGTGGGCCAGGACCCCCTCTCGCACTTCGTGACGGACACCGTCGAGGACGAACTGGCCTACGGGATGGAGTCGCTCGGGCTCGCGCCCGACGTGATGCGCCGCCGGGTCGAGGAGACCCTGGACCTGCTCGGGCTCGCCGATCTGCGCGAGCGCCCCATCGCCACGCTCTCCGGCGGCCAGCAGCAGCGCGTCGCCATCGGCTCGGTGCTCACCCCGCACCCCGAGGTCCTCGTCCTCGACGAACCGACGTCGGCACTCGACCCGGCCGCCGCCGAGGAGGTGCTCGCCGTACTGCAGCGGCTCGTGCACGACCTGGGTACGACGGTCCTGATGGCCGAGCACCGCCTTGAGCGGGTCGTGCAGTACGCCGACCAGGTGCTGCTGCTCGCGGCGCCGGGCGAGCCGCCGGTGCTCGGGGACCCCGCCTCGCTGATGGCCCGCTCCCCGGTCTACCCGCCGGTGGTCGGCCTCGGCCGCCTCGCGGGCTGGTCCCCGCTGCCGCTGACGGTGCGCGACGCGCGACGCAGGGCGGCAGGGCTGCGGGAGCGCCTGGCCGAGGTCGAGCCCCGGGAGCAGGTCGTGACCGTGCGCCCCGATGAGCGCCCCGCGACGCTCCTGGGCCGACTCCGTGAACGTACGAAGGGGAACGCACCCGAAGCGGCGGCCGCCGTGGTCTGCGCCCTGGCCGTACGGCGGGGCCGGGTGGAGGCACTGCGCCGCGTGGACCTCACCGTCTCCGCGGGCGAGACGGTGGCCCTGATGGGCCGCAACGGCGCCGGGAAGTCCACGCTCCTGTCCACCCTGGTGGGCCTGCTCGAACCGGCGTCGGGCTCGGTCCGCGTCGGCGGCGCGGTCCCGCACCGCACCGGGCCGCGCGAGCTGATCCGCCACGTGGGCCTGGTCCCCCAGGAACCCCGTGACCTCCTCTACGCGGACACGGTGGCCGCCGAGTGCGCGGCGGCCGACCACGACGCGGCGGCCCCCGAAGGCACCTGCCGCGCGCTGGTCACCGAGCTGCTCCCCGGCATCGCGGACGACACCCACCCCCGCGACCTCTCGGAGGGCCAGCGCCTCACCCTGGCCCTGGCGATCGTCCTGACGGCCCGCCCGCCGCTGCTCCTGCTCGACGAGCCGACCCGCGGCCTGGACTACGCGGCCAAGGCCCGTCTGGTCACACTCCTGCGCGGCCTCGCCGCCGAGGGGCACGCGATCGTCCTGGCCACGCACGACGTGGAACTGGCGGCGGAACTGGCCCACCGGGTGGCGATCCTCGCCGACGGGGAGATCGTCGCCGACGGCCCGACCCCGGAGATCGTGGTCGCGTCGCCGTCCTTCGCCCCGCAGACCACCAAGATCCTCGCCCCGCAGAAGTGGCTGACGGTCACGGAGGTCCGGGACGCCCTCGGCGCCGATGGCGGTACCCCGTGA
- a CDS encoding MBL fold metallo-hydrolase, producing the protein MTQVTDPRVTEHGGGVWSIKVPIPDNPLGFTLVHLLDTDGGPVLIDTGWDDPTSWDALASGLAACGTSVEAVHGVVITHHHPDHHGLSAKVREASGAWIAMHEADASVVRRTRSGPPARWFDYMVEKLTAAGAPAEHIAPLVTARDAGRAPRLPGLAAALPDRDITPGELLELPGRRLRAIWTPGHTPGHVCLHLEEEHPARLPGHGRLFSGDHLLPGITPHIGLYEDPDDETITDPLGDYLDSLERIGRLGAAEVLPAHQYAFTDAPARVREILAHHEERLTDLLALLAEPLTPWQLAEQMEWNRPWAEIRYGSRNIAVSEAEAHVRRLVKLGRAEAVGNDPVRYRAV; encoded by the coding sequence ACCGAGCACGGCGGGGGCGTATGGAGCATCAAGGTCCCGATCCCCGACAACCCCCTCGGCTTCACCCTCGTCCACCTCCTCGACACCGACGGTGGCCCGGTCCTCATCGACACGGGATGGGACGACCCCACATCCTGGGACGCCCTCGCCTCCGGCCTCGCCGCCTGCGGCACATCCGTCGAGGCGGTGCACGGCGTCGTCATCACCCACCACCACCCCGACCACCACGGCCTCTCCGCCAAGGTCCGCGAGGCGTCGGGCGCGTGGATCGCGATGCACGAGGCGGACGCGTCGGTCGTTCGCCGGACGCGCAGCGGGCCGCCCGCGCGCTGGTTCGACTACATGGTGGAGAAGCTGACGGCCGCGGGCGCCCCCGCCGAGCACATCGCCCCGCTCGTCACCGCCCGTGACGCGGGCCGCGCGCCCCGGCTGCCCGGGCTCGCCGCCGCGCTCCCCGACCGCGACATCACCCCCGGCGAGCTGCTCGAACTGCCGGGCCGCAGGCTCCGCGCGATCTGGACCCCCGGCCACACCCCGGGCCACGTCTGCCTGCACCTGGAGGAGGAACACCCGGCGCGACTCCCGGGCCACGGCCGCCTGTTCTCCGGCGACCATCTGCTCCCCGGGATCACCCCGCACATCGGCCTGTACGAGGACCCCGACGACGAGACGATCACCGATCCCCTCGGCGACTACCTCGACTCCCTGGAGCGCATCGGACGCCTGGGGGCCGCCGAGGTGCTTCCCGCCCACCAGTACGCGTTCACGGACGCCCCGGCCCGCGTGCGCGAGATCCTGGCCCACCACGAGGAGCGCCTCACCGACCTGCTCGCCCTCCTCGCCGAGCCCCTCACGCCCTGGCAGCTCGCCGAGCAGATGGAGTGGAACCGTCCCTGGGCCGAGATCCGCTACGGCTCGCGGAACATCGCGGTCTCCGAGGCCGAGGCCCATGTGCGGCGCCTGGTGAAGCTGGGACGTGCGGAGGCGGTGGGCAACGATCCGGTGCGCTACCGCGCGGTGTGA